A genomic region of Blattabacterium cuenoti contains the following coding sequences:
- a CDS encoding polyprenyl synthetase family protein: MKKILEKVKISINEEMKTFEKQFNTIIKSNVPLVNKITHYIIHRKGKQIRPMFVFLIAKMLGPIQKKTYHTASLIELIHTATLVHDDVIDNSYLRRGSFSINAIWKNKIAVLVGDYLLSKSLLLATENNYHDLLKIVCRTIKDMSEGELLQMEKSKKLDITERIYNQIIYHKTASLIAASCEGGARSVNANEDTALKMRKFGGLTGIAFQIKDDLFDYNESNENLTGKPIGIDFREKKMTLPLIYAIQKASQNDQKWILNSIKNYDEKKRHQIIAYVKKYGGIEYAIQKMIRIRNNALKILDSYPDSTIKKSLKKMVNFIVERNI; the protein is encoded by the coding sequence ATGAAGAAAATACTTGAAAAAGTTAAAATATCTATAAATGAAGAAATGAAAACTTTTGAAAAACAATTCAATACCATTATAAAAAGTAACGTTCCTCTTGTAAATAAAATAACACATTATATTATTCATAGGAAAGGAAAACAAATTAGACCTATGTTTGTCTTCCTAATTGCAAAAATGCTGGGACCTATCCAAAAAAAAACTTATCATACAGCTTCTCTAATAGAATTGATACATACTGCTACTCTTGTTCATGACGATGTAATCGACAATAGTTATCTTCGTCGTGGTTCTTTTTCTATCAATGCTATATGGAAAAATAAAATAGCTGTTTTGGTTGGAGATTACTTACTTTCTAAAAGTCTTTTATTAGCTACAGAAAATAATTATCATGATTTATTAAAAATTGTTTGCAGAACAATTAAAGATATGAGTGAAGGAGAATTATTACAAATGGAAAAATCTAAAAAATTAGATATCACTGAAAGAATTTATAATCAGATTATTTATCATAAAACAGCAAGTCTAATTGCAGCTTCTTGTGAAGGTGGTGCTCGTTCAGTAAATGCAAATGAAGATACCGCTTTAAAAATGCGAAAATTTGGTGGATTAACGGGTATTGCTTTTCAAATAAAAGATGATTTATTTGATTACAATGAATCTAATGAAAATTTAACAGGAAAACCTATTGGAATTGATTTTAGAGAAAAAAAAATGACTCTTCCACTCATTTATGCAATTCAAAAAGCATCTCAAAATGATCAAAAATGGATATTAAATTCTATAAAGAATTATGATGAAAAAAAAAGACATCAAATTATTGCCTATGTGAAAAAATACGGAGGTATAGAATATGCAATCCAAAAAATGATAAGAATACGTAATAATGCATTAAAAATACTGGATTCTTATCCAGATAGTACAATCAAAAAATCTTTAAAAAAGATGGTGAATTTTATTGTCGAAAGGAATATATAA
- the rpsA gene encoding 30S ribosomal protein S1, with protein sequence MSNQTEEIKRYTPHSSENNENIVVGLNNQRKSFDWTKYETHLNSEQQEERKKFEKIYAETLPKIQELEIYQGTITHITEKNIIVDIGFKAEGAIPISEFREDFNFKVGEKMEVMVVKMDYKGQCILSYQKAKTMRNWERINEAHDKGEVILGYVAARTKGGLIIEIFDIECFLPGSHINVKPVRDYDTYVGKTMEVKVVKINQKTKNVVVSHKVLIERDIEEQRREMISKLDKGQVLEGKIKNILPYGAFVDLGGVDALLHITDMSWPHINHPTEVVQLEQELKFVVLGVDKDKNRVQLGLKQLQPHPWNSLDKNLKVGSKVKGKVSVLADYGAFVEIIPGVEALLHISEMSWSSDLSSTQDFVQIGDEIEAVILTIDRQERKMSLSVKQLTPDPWIDIQSKYPIGSKHVGVVRKFTNFGIFLELEKGISGIIYTNDLSWGKKIKHPYEFCNINDKLEIIVLALDPLTRRLNLGHKQITENPWEKYEKIYYVGSIHNGIIVNLFDKGASVKLLNDQMVDQEIEAFAPLRFLEKKDGSTLKKEEKSNFKVIEFNKETKKIVVSHTSIYRDKEQKKETRIRNRKFERSTLGDIAGLAKLKEQIEKEKK encoded by the coding sequence ATGTCTAATCAAACCGAAGAAATTAAAAGATATACCCCGCATTCATCTGAAAATAATGAAAATATAGTCGTAGGATTAAATAATCAAAGAAAAAGTTTCGATTGGACGAAGTACGAAACTCATTTGAATAGTGAGCAACAGGAAGAAAGAAAGAAATTTGAAAAAATATATGCAGAAACTTTACCGAAAATACAAGAACTCGAAATATATCAGGGGACTATCACACATATTACGGAAAAAAATATAATTGTAGATATAGGATTTAAAGCGGAAGGAGCTATTCCTATTAGTGAGTTTCGAGAGGATTTTAATTTCAAAGTAGGGGAAAAAATGGAGGTGATGGTAGTTAAAATGGATTATAAGGGACAATGCATCCTTTCATATCAAAAAGCAAAAACTATGAGAAATTGGGAAAGAATCAATGAAGCACATGATAAAGGAGAAGTAATATTGGGTTATGTTGCGGCTAGAACTAAAGGAGGGTTAATCATAGAAATTTTTGATATTGAATGTTTTTTACCAGGCTCCCATATTAATGTGAAACCTGTTAGAGATTATGACACATATGTGGGAAAAACAATGGAAGTGAAAGTGGTCAAAATTAATCAAAAAACTAAAAACGTCGTTGTATCACATAAAGTATTGATAGAAAGGGATATAGAAGAACAAAGAAGGGAAATGATCTCTAAACTTGATAAAGGACAGGTTCTAGAGGGAAAAATTAAAAATATCCTTCCTTATGGAGCTTTCGTAGATTTAGGAGGAGTAGATGCTTTGTTACATATCACTGATATGAGTTGGCCTCACATCAATCATCCCACTGAAGTCGTTCAATTAGAACAAGAATTAAAATTTGTAGTTTTAGGTGTAGACAAGGATAAAAATAGAGTACAACTGGGATTAAAACAATTGCAACCTCATCCTTGGAACTCTTTAGATAAGAATTTAAAAGTAGGAAGTAAAGTAAAAGGAAAAGTAAGCGTTTTAGCTGATTATGGAGCTTTCGTAGAAATCATACCAGGTGTCGAAGCTTTATTACATATTAGTGAAATGTCTTGGTCTTCTGATTTATCTTCTACACAAGACTTTGTGCAAATAGGAGATGAAATCGAAGCCGTTATATTGACTATAGACCGACAAGAACGAAAAATGTCTTTAAGTGTTAAACAATTGACTCCAGATCCTTGGATCGATATTCAAAGTAAATACCCTATAGGATCAAAACATGTGGGAGTTGTTCGCAAGTTTACTAATTTTGGAATTTTTCTGGAATTAGAAAAAGGAATATCTGGAATCATTTATACGAATGATCTCTCATGGGGAAAAAAAATCAAACATCCTTATGAATTTTGCAATATCAATGATAAATTAGAAATAATCGTCTTAGCTTTAGATCCTCTAACTAGAAGATTAAATTTAGGTCACAAACAAATTACGGAAAATCCATGGGAAAAATATGAAAAGATCTATTATGTAGGAAGTATTCATAATGGGATTATCGTTAATTTATTTGATAAAGGAGCTTCTGTTAAATTATTAAATGATCAAATGGTAGATCAAGAAATAGAAGCATTTGCTCCATTGCGTTTCTTAGAGAAAAAAGATGGAAGTACTCTGAAGAAAGAAGAAAAAAGCAATTTTAAAGTCATTGAATTTAATAAAGAAACTAAAAAAATTGTAGTTTCTCATACTTCTATTTACCGTGACAAAGAACAAAAGAAAGAAACACGTATAAGAAACAGAAAATTCGAGAGGTCTACGCTTGGAGATATTGCTGGATTAGCAAAATTGAAAGAACAAATAGAAAAGGAAAAGAAATAA
- a CDS encoding ribonucleoside-diphosphate reductase subunit alpha, whose amino-acid sequence METHPIAEKQGWKVGSDFPVWANNELYLTTIKGGYLLDGETPFEGYKRLSKHAARILKKPKIEKKFFNILWKGWLIPSTPVMVNLGTEKGLPISCFSGRVGDSMYEIYRKNLEMAILSKHGGGTSYDFSLVRPVGSPIKNGTLGTSDGIIPFIKSYDSAIIASKQGRTRRGAVAIYLNIEHQEYPEFLKIREPKGDINRQCHNVHQGVIVSNSFMEKVLKKNGRERNLWINTLKERVKTGEPYLFFKDNANRNIPENWKKNGLKIHHSNLCSEIMLPTDESHTLVCCLSSLNLYKYVEWKDTQTVFYAILFLDAVLQEFINKGKNIKGIEDAVRFAEKSRALGLGTLGWHSYLQSRMIPFISVKSEILTHNIFRKIQSESQKATQYLAKEYGESEWNIGTGRRNLTLMAMAPNRSSAKLAGGLSQGVEPLAANIYVDDDAKGMHIRKNPYLENVLIKSGYNLPEVWEQIANEKGSCLGLTGLSEKEKNVFRCFKEINQLELIKQASIRQKYIDQGQSINLAFNQNTPAKFINKVHLEAWKIGLKSLYYYRSESIIRADNNTKSRDLYSECLL is encoded by the coding sequence ATGGAAACACACCCTATTGCAGAAAAACAAGGATGGAAAGTAGGAAGCGATTTTCCTGTATGGGCAAATAATGAACTGTATTTAACTACAATTAAAGGTGGATATTTATTAGATGGAGAAACTCCTTTTGAAGGATATAAAAGATTGTCTAAACATGCAGCAAGAATTCTTAAAAAGCCCAAAATAGAAAAAAAATTTTTTAATATCTTATGGAAAGGATGGCTGATCCCCTCTACTCCAGTTATGGTAAATCTTGGCACGGAAAAAGGATTACCTATTAGCTGTTTTTCCGGTCGTGTTGGAGATAGTATGTATGAAATATACAGGAAAAATTTGGAAATGGCTATTTTGAGTAAACATGGAGGAGGAACATCTTATGATTTTAGTCTTGTCAGACCCGTTGGAAGCCCTATCAAAAATGGAACATTAGGAACTTCTGATGGGATTATTCCTTTTATCAAATCATACGATAGTGCCATTATTGCTAGTAAACAAGGAAGGACACGAAGAGGAGCAGTAGCCATTTATTTGAATATTGAACATCAAGAATATCCAGAATTTTTAAAAATAAGAGAACCTAAAGGTGATATAAATCGTCAATGTCACAATGTTCATCAAGGAGTTATTGTTTCTAATTCTTTCATGGAGAAAGTATTGAAAAAAAATGGAAGAGAAAGAAATTTATGGATAAATACCCTTAAAGAACGTGTAAAAACTGGAGAACCTTATTTGTTCTTTAAAGACAATGCCAATAGAAATATTCCAGAAAATTGGAAGAAAAATGGATTAAAAATACATCATAGCAATCTTTGTTCAGAAATAATGTTGCCAACAGATGAGAGCCATACGCTTGTATGTTGTCTCTCTTCTTTGAATTTATATAAATATGTGGAGTGGAAAGACACTCAAACTGTCTTTTATGCTATTTTGTTTCTTGATGCAGTTTTACAAGAATTCATTAATAAAGGAAAAAATATAAAAGGAATAGAAGATGCCGTTCGTTTTGCAGAGAAAAGCAGAGCTTTAGGGTTAGGCACATTAGGATGGCATTCTTATCTTCAATCCAGAATGATCCCCTTTATTTCTGTAAAATCTGAAATATTAACTCATAATATCTTTAGAAAAATTCAATCAGAATCTCAAAAAGCAACCCAATACTTAGCTAAAGAATATGGAGAGTCCGAATGGAATATAGGCACAGGAAGAAGAAATTTGACTTTAATGGCTATGGCTCCTAATAGAAGCTCCGCAAAATTAGCTGGAGGTCTATCTCAGGGTGTTGAACCATTAGCAGCCAATATATATGTAGATGATGATGCAAAAGGGATGCATATTCGAAAAAATCCATACTTAGAGAATGTTCTTATAAAAAGTGGATATAATTTGCCAGAAGTATGGGAACAAATAGCTAACGAAAAAGGATCTTGTTTAGGATTAACAGGTCTTAGTGAAAAAGAAAAAAATGTATTTCGATGTTTTAAAGAAATAAATCAATTGGAATTAATCAAACAAGCTAGTATACGACAAAAATATATTGACCAAGGTCAAAGTATTAATCTTGCTTTTAATCAAAACACTCCAGCTAAATTTATTAATAAAGTTCATTTAGAAGCTTGGAAAATAGGATTAAAAAGTCTTTATTATTATAGAAGCGAAAGTATTATCCGTGCAGATAACAATACAAAAAGCAGAGATCTTTATTCAGAATGCCTGTTATAA
- the queA gene encoding tRNA preQ1(34) S-adenosylmethionine ribosyltransferase-isomerase QueA has translation MRTSDFDFGLPLDLLANQPAEERDESRLMIIDRKNNSIKHQIFKNLHQYFEEGDTIIFNNTKVFPARLFGNKEKTEAKIEVFLLRELDPIDRTWDVLVDPARKVRVGNKLNFGHGLTGEVIDNTTSRGRILQLHFNGIHKELIKKIKELGKTPLPKYIKRLPDKNDEERYQTIYAKEEGSVAAPTAGLHFSKHLLKKLEIKGINLVEITLHLGLGSFLPVEVEDISKHKMDSEKCFIKRETCDIVNQSIQQKKRICAVGTSSMRAIESSVSSNKYLNPFSGWTNKFIFPPYNFSIANSMITNFHMPKSTLLMMTVAFTGYDLLMKAYKIATKEKYRFYSYGDSMLIL, from the coding sequence ATGAGAACTTCAGATTTCGATTTTGGTCTACCATTAGACCTTTTAGCTAATCAACCTGCTGAAGAAAGAGATGAGTCTAGGTTAATGATTATCGATAGAAAGAATAATAGCATTAAACATCAAATATTCAAAAACCTGCACCAATATTTTGAAGAAGGTGATACTATTATTTTCAATAATACAAAAGTATTTCCTGCAAGACTATTCGGAAATAAAGAAAAAACAGAAGCAAAAATAGAGGTATTTTTACTTAGAGAATTAGATCCAATAGACAGGACTTGGGACGTCTTAGTTGATCCAGCAAGAAAAGTTAGAGTAGGAAACAAATTAAATTTTGGACACGGATTAACAGGAGAAGTTATAGACAATACAACTTCTAGAGGAAGAATATTGCAACTTCATTTCAATGGGATACACAAAGAACTCATAAAAAAAATTAAAGAATTAGGAAAAACGCCTTTACCAAAATATATCAAAAGACTACCAGATAAAAATGATGAAGAAAGATATCAAACTATTTATGCAAAGGAAGAAGGTTCTGTTGCAGCCCCTACAGCAGGATTACATTTTTCAAAACATCTATTAAAAAAATTAGAAATAAAAGGAATAAACTTGGTAGAGATAACCTTACATCTTGGATTAGGAAGTTTCTTACCCGTAGAAGTAGAAGATATTTCTAAACATAAAATGGATTCTGAAAAGTGTTTTATAAAAAGAGAAACATGTGATATAGTTAATCAAAGCATACAACAAAAAAAACGTATATGTGCTGTAGGTACTTCATCTATGCGAGCTATAGAAAGTTCTGTTTCTTCCAATAAATATTTAAATCCATTTTCTGGATGGACTAACAAATTTATCTTCCCTCCTTATAATTTCAGTATAGCCAATTCCATGATTACAAATTTTCATATGCCAAAATCAACTCTATTAATGATGACAGTAGCATTTACTGGATATGATCTTCTTATGAAAGCATATAAAATAGCTACAAAAGAAAAGTACAGATTTTATTCATATGGAGATTCAATGCTAATCTTATAA